The nucleotide sequence TTGAAGTCTTGGATTCAGAAAACATATTGGGACTAGAATTGGAAGGAGTATTGGGGGTAGAATTGGAAGCAGTATTAGGGGTAGAATTGGAAGGAGTATTGGAAGTAGAACTGGAAGAACTATTTAAGTGAATATTAGAAGGAGTGTTACAAGTATTGGAAGGAGTATTGGGATGAATATTGTCTTCTGAATCCGCAACACGATGTGGAAATTGGTTTCGGCACAATTTCTCCCTCGATGCTGTTTGAAATTGGTTCGTATAAAAATAGCGTTCACAAACACGCATTTTTTTCgtcaataattgttgatatgACATATCTAAAAGGTCGTATCGCCCCAATACCTCCAACCATTACCGTCGCAGACTGTTCTTGGCAAATAGAACACTCGTCGTTGTCCGGACGGCAATGCATTCGTTGGACACGTTGTCTCCACACATTTCTGCAAATGAGGATTTATGAAagaattattacttttttgtaGTGGAATTACGAGGCTTGTCCGGAAAATAAGTACCTTTTTCCACTGTACTTCATGAGATTGTCACAAAACGATTAAATTATCGGAAATTGAGTTCCCGTTGGGTGATGAATTATGATGAATGTTATGATTTCTAGATATTTGGCCACCGGTGATAGTATGGTGTCATTGACCTACTTATTTCGAATAGGTATGTGTAAAATTTCTTCTTGAATGTGTGAAATTTCTTGAACTCATAGATTAGTTTTCTTAGCGCTATGCGATGCTAACTATAATTTTACAGTTGTGGACATTGGAGCTTCAGGTCGTCATTTGGTAGTACATTGGCGGCAAATAAGTTGCCAATTCCCCCAAAGGAAGTTCTGTCGGGTTGTACAACACCGATGCCATACGTAATCGTAGCTGATGAAGCATTCCcactaacttaaaattttaatttccgaTTGTGACGCGCACGAAGAGTGATTGAAAATTGCTTTGGCATTATGTCAGCTCGGTTTTGAATATATCGGAAACCAATGTTATGTAATCGAGCAGGAGTTATCAGTATTATTCAAGCAACGGTGTGTCTCcacaattatttaaacaaatattgttcacgAAGTATTTCGGGTAGCAATAATCGTGTGAATGCTTATAACGAAATTACACGAACTGGAAGTAACACATATTCCCGTTCAGCTGAAAACATAAGAAATGAGTTTGCggagtattttttaaaatacccgATAGGATTTTCTTtccttaacttttttatattatttaaaaagtataataTTGTATTATAATACAGTATAAGTATATTATAAGCGATatagtttattaataattaatcggGAAATATCCcatatttacttttataaaatattttatacatctCAAACATAAAATTATCCTGACCTTGCTCCGGTAGTTGCATAACTTTTTTCGCCATACTCGCGAAAACAGTTCAATGTTGCTCATTTCAGGTGCAGCAGATGTTGTGGGCGGCATGTCATGTAACATGTCTTGATAATTCCGCTCTCAACAGCTCTTCTATGGTATCTTTTGATTCTTAAATAGAAAGAAAGCTATCTAAGTGCATTTGtaaaatacataaatcaaTCTCATATAAAACTGAGAATTACTTTTTCGTGCAGAAGTTTTTGTACTCTAAGTTGGCAACGGTAGAAGGGGCGTTGGAGCTTCCACCACAATTTCATCGAAATTATTTCGGATAGGACCACTAGGCAATGGATTTTCAGCAGTGCTTCCTTCTTGTGATAGGTAGTCCATAGTCGAAGGACTTTCATTATCATTCGCGTTCGTTGCATCAAAGTGCACACTTCTTTTCGTActataaatagaaatattacaattagaaatacaaaaaaatattactcaTGAATGCCTCTTACATACTGTCTCCAACATAATTATCTAAATATtgtagatatttaaaaaaaggccACTTCTTTGTGAAAGGTTTACCGCTTCCACTAGGcagttttgttttcttttgttcTGCAAAATATTTGTATCGCAGCGTTTTCCACTTTTGCATGCATTTCTCGgctgtaaataaaaattaattataatgttattctaaataaattttagattAGTTATCAAAATATACTTACTAGTACATCCCATGATTTTGGCAATCTCTGCCCACGATTTCTTGCGTAAGAAAACGTTTTTGTAATGTACTGATCTTACGTCGAACAACAGCGGTCTTGCTTGTACTAAATTTACAAGTTTTTCAACGTTTTCCatcgtaaaataaaaattacactCAAATTCATTTAAACTCCGCTCCACTGCGCTCGATTCAGCTCGGCTACAAAAGTTGGATTGAACCAACTTTTGACGCCGAGCCGAGCTTAGCCACGCCGCCCGCACGGACACAGAGAATAGCACGCTGAGATTGGTCTATTTGTTAAAAAGCCGAGCTGAATTTAGCCGAGCTGAGCCACGGTACGGACCGCTAAGACCCACCTTAACACGCTGAGCCATCACGCCCCCTGAGTACGGCTAGGCGCTGACATGCAATTTTTAATCGACCGACTGTTTGGTTGCATGAGTGAGACTACAGAATCTTTATGAGAATGCGCTCACATGCAACGATTTAGTCGGCCGACTATTTAGTTTGTGTTTTATCTCAAACTGAATGCAACGTAACGGTCGCGCAACTATCTTGTGAACTACTTGTTTAAACGAGTCCGCGCTCACATGTCCACGATAGTCGGGTTGGATTGGGTGTGGTCGGGGttgttttgatgatttttcttttgtttcaTTATGTTAAGATGTCTTTACAAGGAGGTAAGTAagacaaaaatttataatattcaataaatttatttttatttgtaaattattttttattaaatcattttaccTATCAATAACTTATGTTTTGTTGTTTCCTACAGTATATTTGTGCTGAGTTGGAAGAATAAAGtttagttattaaataatatgcATGTTTATCATTTCTTAGGAATTGAGATTGGCGATGATTGGACAGAAAGGTTTATTTACGCTATTGAAAGTAAACCGGCTATATATGACAAaagtttgaaagagcattcgGATCGAAACATAATTAACAGATTATGGGAAGAAGTTTGCGAAAAAATGATTGAGTCGTGGAAACAAATGACACCACTAGATAAGAATATAAAAGGaaagaaaagtatttttatattttttcatacTGCCACGGAACAGAACCTTGAGGAGACGTAAAATAtttagtaaaatattttcggGTTGTTATTCCATTGTAAGAACATTCATTCAACATCATTTGGTAGTAGCTGTTTCTGCGGTATGGATAGTTGTCCCTTCTCAAGTTTTCGTCCAAAGTTCGAGCGTTTAAATACATGTGAATCACTAGCATCTCCATATGAACCGACAtcaattgaaataaaacaataatctGCATCAAAAATAGCCATAAGAACAACtgaacaataatttttataattataaaataaagaaccACTATGACTCGGCTTCTGTATTCTAACATGTTTTCCGTCTATGGCTCCCAAACAGTTCGGAAAATTGGTTCTAATAGCAAACTTATCAGCTATTTCGTGCCatgtattttcattttttcttggCAAATATGTCGGCTTCAAACATATCCATATCTTATCACAAGTATCTCTAACTATTGTTCGTATAGTTGTAGTTCCAATCAGATATTCATAATATCGACGCTGTCAAGCCAAAACGGCATAAACGACATTTACCtaatttttcagaaaacacaaaaaatgatTAACTTCGTTTgtattcattatattttgttatctAATAGCTAAACAGACGTATTGATTTAtgttacaaatattaatattaattcgtCGTTTCTTTGCCTTCaatattttctgaaataaatcaaaaacgaaaaaaatggCATTTATGTCTAATCGATACATAACCATGGTGAATATGCCAGATTTATCTCTGGTGTTTATGAcaattaaatgtaataaatggTGGCCAATGTGGCGCTTAAAACGTACATATGCCATTTTGGAATAaagtaaatgtttaaaaatcaatgtCGCTTATGCCAACGAAAACTAAAACTATCCTTTTTAgagtaatgtattaaaaattgttaaaaatcaaagttatgtaaaattaatattttaattctaaatgcAATGTATATGTTACAGACcatatacagtgctagcgtaaagtaacccccccccccctgtttaacttctgaacagattgagatatcaatatgaacaaaaaaacgtcagtttctatattttatcagcacaaatattttcttatggaaaattttggtattacttttagtttttccggaaaatggaacagctttgtttttttaaatggaacacccagtatattatggtatctttcgaaagaataaaacaaaacgaattcaacgatacctcacaatcaaatatcgctttattagtttttcgcataaaaattaaacaaaatgcggaatttcgccggaaaaaccaacgtatcttcgttgactacctgtcgagatacaatgggccagataaatggtggacggtcagttaaaggtcggtctacgctcgggttaagcagggttaaatcagcaattcttttagaatgtttttatgaaacaatcaatacaagaaaaggataaaaagaaagttctttttaaaacttctaagaaaaaattgtcataacaacaattttaaagattgtaggtactttgaaattttgtatttaaagcaacatgcaaatattttccttcatttctatctttgaattctacccgaccaagtataaccaaagaaaggcgagatcaaaatggctagaaggagtttagagcacaatatcgaagcaattttaatattcgctcgTGCTGACAGAAATCTACATGAAACAGAGCGACAatttaaggaacgatttcctgaacatccaattagtcgaaaatatttaagagaacttgtgaataagtttttggaaactggaaGCGTCGAAGACCGCAAAAGAACTGGTCGTCAGATATTAACAGAAGTATTTAATGCGCCCATGATGTCGTCTGCTGCTATCGCATCAACGTGtgatgtgttaaatatttccgcgTCGTTGTTGGACGACGTGGAAAtacttaaagaagaataaataccatccattttaaataaaaatgcttcatGAATTAACAGAAGATGACCCTGATATAGAAGAACAGAATCTTGTGAgctaatgacaaatatggttgaacgaaatcggttatacttgaaacatatttgtttcagtgatgaatgtactttctttttgggtggaaaattgcatcggcgtgatgttaatccacatgaatatcgtgaagttatcactcaatttcattagaaagtaaatgtttttttttcaagacttttacaaattgtacaacagaatcctgacgattttgaaatggaactagtgtttcatcaagacggagcacctccacattatgcgccaatggtacgaaattatcttgataaaaattttaatggacagcaagatcaccagatctgacacctttagatttctttctatggggttatttaaaatccaagatatatgaaattccgttgggtagtattgaggatttaaaacaaaaaat is from Onthophagus taurus isolate NC chromosome 8, IU_Otau_3.0, whole genome shotgun sequence and encodes:
- the LOC139431380 gene encoding transcription factor Adf-1-like, which encodes MENVEKLVNLVQARPLLFDVRSVHYKNVFLRKKSWAEIAKIMGCTTEKCMQKWKTLRYKYFAEQKKTKLPSGSGKPFTKKWPFFKYLQYLDNYVGDSITKRSVHFDATNANDNESPSTMDYLSQEGSTAENPLPSGPIRNNFDEIVVEAPTPLLPLPT